The genomic region GTCTGCCGAGCAGGGTGTAGGGCCTCAGATGAAGGCTGAAGAGCGTGAAGATGTAGTCTCGGGACAAAACGACGTAGACGACCTGTTGTCCAGTCTCGGTTTCTGAATATATGAGGTTAACCCATGGCGTTTGATGCCGATGATGAGATCCTGCAGGACTTCCTTGTAGAAGCCGGGGAGATTATCGAGAAGCTGTCTGAACAGCTTGTTGATCTTGAACAACATCCGGATGACAGCGATCTGCTGAACGCCATATTTCGTGGGTTTCATACCGTAAAGGGTGGAGCAGGCTTTCTGCAGCTGGATGCGCTGGTTAGCTGCTGCCATTCAGCCGAGAACGTGTTCGACATCCTGCGCAATCATAAGCGTGCGGTGGATTCGGAGCTAATGGACGTTGTTCTGGAAGTTCTGGATCACGTGAAGGCTATGTTTGATCAGGTGCGTACTGGTGAAGAGCTTGTCGCCGCGCCTGACGAGTTGATTGCCGCATTAGATGCCCTTGCCCAGCCCCAGGCTGCCGCCGCTGAACCTACCGACACCCCTGAGCCAAGTGAAGATGCTCAGGACGGCGGCGATATTACCGACGACGAATTTGAGCAACTGCTGGATGCCCTCCATGGAGAAGCGCCTATTTCCGGGGCTGGCAAGAGCCCGGCGACCGAACAACCTGCGGGCAATAACGACGGGGCTGGCAGTGATTCCGGTGATGACATCACCGATGATGAGTTTGAAGCTCTACTGGATGAACTGCACGGCAAAGGCAAGTTTGCGGCGCAAGCGGCTGCCGACGAAAATACCAAAGCCACAGAGGCCGCTAAACCGGCCGCGGGCAGTGATGGCGAGCTGATCACCGACGACGAATTTGAAAACCTGTTGGACGAGCTTCATGGCAAGGGCGGAAGCCCTACAACTGAAGATTCCGGTAGCAAACCTGCGAATCCTCCGCCGCAGAAAGCTAAACCCGCGAAGGCCGAGCCTGAGAAAAAGGTTGAAGTAAAACCAGCGGCGAAAGCACCCGCCAGAGAGTCAGCGCCAGCGGCGGAAACGACCGTACGCGTCGATACCAAACGCCTAGACGACATCATGAACATGGTGGGTGAGCTGGTATTGGTGCGTAACCGGCTCCAGCGCCTTGGCTCCGACAGTGAAGACGAGCACATGCACAAGGCGGTTTCCAGCCTGGATGTGGTGACCACGGATCTTCAGGCTGCGGTCATGCAGACCCGGATGCAGCCAATCAAGAAGGTATTCGGCCGCTTCCCGCGTGTTGTTCGCGATCTTGCCCGGAGCTTGAAAAAAGAAGTGGCCTTGGTTATGCACGGGGAGGATACGGATCTCGACAAAAACCTCGTCGAGGCCCTTTCAGACCCACTCGTTCACTTGGTTCGCAACTCTGTCGATCACGGTATTGAAGCACCGGATGTACGCGAAAAAGCCGGCAAGCCGCGGCAGGGTACGGTTACCCTTTCTGCAGAACAGGAAGGGGATCATATTCTTCTGTCCATCGATGACGATGGCGCTGGCATGGACCCCGAAGTGCTACGCCGTAAAGCGGTAGAGAAAGGGATTTACGATCAAGATGCCGCTGACCGCCTCACCGAGACAGAGTGTTTCAATCTAATTTTCGCTGCTGGCTTCTCCACCAAGGAGCAGATTTCTGACGTCTCGGGTCGGGGCGTAGGCATGGATGTGGTGAAAACCAAAATCAACCAGCTCAACGGCCAGCTCAGCATTGTTTCAGCCTTGGGGAAGGGCTCTCGCATCATCATTAAAGTGCCTCTGACTCTGGCTATTATGCCAACGCTGATGATTATGTTGGGTGATCAGTCTTTCGCGCTGCCACTGGTGAGCGTGGTGGAGATTTTCCACTTGGATCTGACTCGCACCAACATTGTGGATGGCCGCGAGTGTGTTGTTGTGCGCGACAAGGTGTTTCCACTGTTCCATGTAAAACGCTGGTTGATTAAGGGTTCTACGGACACGGGCAACACTAAAAACGGGCATGTTGTCATTGTTTCCATGGGGACTCGCCAGGTTGGTTTTGTTGTAGATCAGTTGGTTGGCCAGGAAGAAGTGGTGATTAAGCCGCTTGGTCGGGGGCTTCAGGGAACGCCGGGTATGGCTGGCGCGACGATTACCGGCGATGGCCGTATTGCACTTATTATTGATGTTCCTAGTCTGCTGCAGCATTACAGTTGAGAGCTTTCTGTTAAGGCTGAAAGCTCTCTATTAAAGCGGAGCTCTGAGGGACAAAGGATTTTCGATAGGAGAAACGGATGACAGTGTCTGTCCTGGTCGTTGACGATTCAGGGTTCTTTCGCAAACGGCTGACGGAGATACTGACCTCGTCGGGTCAGATCCGCGTGGTGGGTTTGGCTGCCAACGGCCGAGAAGGCGTTGAGCTCGCAGAATCATTGCGCCCGGATGTCATTACCATGGATTACGAAATGCCGATTATGGACGGTATTTCGGCTGTGCGCGAAATCATGGCGAAGCACCCTATACCCGTGCTGATGTTCTCCTCGCTCACTTATGAAGGCGCCAGAATCACACTGGATGCACTTGAAGCCGGGGCGGTGGATTTCCTGCCCAAAAACTTTGAGGAAATCGCCCGGGATGACGGCCAACTGCAGAAAATTCTTATAGATCGAGTGCTTGATGTCGCACGCAGCCGGCCAGCCAGTCGTACACCTTCGCCACCACCTGCAGCGCCTTCAACTTCGCGCCCGGCGGCCGTCAGGCCGCCTGTTTCACGCCGCCCTGCACCGGCTGCTCGCAAGGGCGCACAGCCGGTGCAGGAGGCACCTCCCAGGCGCGCCTCACACAAAAGCCCAGCGCGACATTATGCCGTTGTGGGTATTGGAACCTCCACCGGCGGTCCAGTGGCGCTTCAGCGTGTATTGACAACCTTACCCGCGTCTTTTCCGTCACCGATTGTGTTAGTTCAGCACATGCCAGCGAGTTTTACGCCAGCCTTTGCGGAGCGCCTGAACAAGCTTTGCAAGATAGAAGTACGGCAGGCAGAGGACGGCGACATCCTTCGCCCTGGCTTGGCATTGCTTGCCCCGGGTGGCAAACAGATGATGGTTGAACACCGCAGCGGCCAACCCCGGGTGCGAATTCTCCCAGGCGATGAGCGGCTGAACTATCGTCCCTGTGTGGACGTTACCTTTGGCTCCCTTGCCCGCGCATACCCAGGCAAAACCCTTGGTGTGATTCTTACCGGCATGGGGTCTGATGGCCGAGAAGGTTGCCGGATGATGAAGCAGAGTGGCTCGCCAATCTGGTCTCAGGATGAAAAGTCATCCGTGATATATGGCATGCCCATGGCGGTTGCGAAAGCCGGTCTTACTGATGAGGTTCTTTCGCTGGACGAAATAGGCCCACGCCTGATTGAAGGCGTTTGCTGATGGATGTTCTAAGCATCCTCGGTGTTGTACTCGCATTTGCGGCCATTCTCGGCGGCAATCTACTTGAGGGCGGCGCTATAAGCTCGCTCTTCAATGGCCCTGCGGCGATTATAGTGATTGGCGGTACTCTAGCTGCGACCATTCTTCAAACCTCCTGGCCGGTGCTCAAGCGGGCCTCTACGCAGTCCCGATGGGTGTTTCTTCCACCCTATATCAGCGTTGAAGATGGCATTGGTAAGGTGATCGACTGGAGTGTAAAAGCCCGCAAGCAAGGGTTGCTTGGCCTGGAAGGGCTGGCTGAAAAAGAGCCGGAGAATTTCGCTCGAAAAGGCTTGCAGCTGCTGGTGGATGGGGCAGAAACAGAAACCATACGTAGCATTATGGAAATCGATCTAGATTGCCGGGAAGAGCGCGATATGGAATCCGCCCGGGTGTTTGAAGCTATGGGCGGCTATTCACCGACGATAGGCATCATCGGTGCTGTTATGGGGCTGATTCAGGTAATGACCAATCTTGAGGATCCTCAGTCCCTTGGCAGCGGTATCGCTACGGCATTTGTAGCAACCATATACGGCGTAGCGCTGGCGAACTTGCTGTTTTTCCCGGTTGCTAACAAGCTGCGCGGCTTGGTTAAGGAGCGCTCAAGGTACGAGGACATGATGATCGACGGCCTTATTGCCATTGCGGAGGGTGAGAACCCTAAATCCATTGAATTGCGGCTGCGGGGCTTCCTGCAGTAAGCACACCCGGTTTCTATTATGCGGCGTCGCAGGCCACCCCAGGACGATTTGCACAACAAAGAGCGTTGGCTGATTTCCTATGCGGATTTCATAACCCTTCTGTTTGCTTTTTTTGTTGTGATGTACTCGGTGTCGTCGGTAAACGAGGGCAAGTACAAAGTGCTTTCAGAAACGCTTTCGGGCGTTTTTAATGCACCCCAGCGATCCTTTCAGCCTATCGAAGTGGGTGATCAGCCTTCGCGCCCTGAGGTTGGCCCCTCTGAAGACATTATTCCTCCAGCGGTAACGGAAGCCCCCAGAAACCCGGATCAGGACACGCAGGAACGTACTGAGGCCCTACGTATCATGGCAGATCAGCTGGCCATGGAGTTTGATGATTTGATCGACCGTGGGGTGGTTACGCTTGAAACCAATGACCAGTGGCTGGCGCTAAACCTGCCGGATAGCCTACTTTTTGGCAGTGGCGACGCTGAACCACACTACGATGCTTTTGATGTGATCGACAAAATAGCGCGAGTTCTTAAGAATCGGGATAACGCGTTAAAGGTTGAGGGCTTCACTGATAATCAGCCTATTCGAACCGCTCGCTTTCCCTCGAACTGGGAATTGTCAGCGGCGCGAGCGGCCGCAGTTGTGCGCATGTTGGGTATGGATGGCATTGAGCCTGAACGTATGGCTGCGGTTGGGTACGGGCAGCACCAGCCTTTGGCCCGCAACGACACAGAAGAAGGGCGTCGGCGTAACCGGCGTGTCGTACTTTTGATCTCCCGCGATGCCAGCATCCGAGGTGTCATGCGCTAGAAACCCCACCCCTGTTCAAGTTGCGCAGGAACTGGCCGATAAGCTGGAATACAACGGGTTTTTAGTTGGTCGTAATAACGTATTTTTGGAGTGAACACGTGCGAATTTGGGCAGTAGCCAATCAGAAAGGTGGTGTGGGTAAAACCACCTCAGTGGTCGCTTTGGGCGGCTTGCTGGCGGAGCGTGGAAAACGTGTTCTGGTGGTTGATCTCGACCCCCATGGCTCTCTCACCAGCTGGTTCGGGTACGACCCAGATACTCTCGCACACAGTGTTTTTGACCTTTTCCAGGACCAGGGCAAGGTGCCCGAGGGTTTGCCCGCTCAGCTTATTACTGAAACCAGTTGCCCGGGGTTGTCTTTGCTGCCAGCGAGCACGGCCTTGGCTACGCTGGAGCGTCGTATGGTTGGCGTGGAGGGCATGGGGCTGATCGTTTCCCGGGCGCTTACCCAGTTGTGGGACGATTTCGACTATGTAATCCTCGACAACACGCCGTCGCTAGGGGTGTTGATGGTTAACGCACTGGCGGCTGCGCAGCATTTGGTTATTCCGGTACAAACTGAGTTCCTCGCCATCAAAGGCCTTGAGCGTATGTTGCATACTCTGCAGATGATCATGCGTTCTCAGAAGAATCAACTGCCTTATACCATCGTGCCCACGATGTTCGACCGGCGCACTCAGGCCTCGGTAAAGAGCCTGAACTCGCTGCGTAAAACCTACCAAGACACCCTGTGGAAGTCTGCCGTGCCCGTGGATACAAAATTCCGCGACGCCAGCCAGGCGGGGGTTATTCCGTCGAAACTGGATGCGCAAACCCACGGTGTTCGGGCGTACCGGCATCTGCTGGACGAATTGCTGGCACGGACAGGTGCGGTGGAGGAGCGCCAGAATGGCTGACGAAAAATTGACAATGCTGGCAGATCCCACCAACGCCATAGCCTGCTATCTGGATGAATTGCTGCATACCGCAACCGATACGGCTTTGAGTGAAGATATTCGAGAGCCG from Marinobacter sp. LV10R510-11A harbors:
- a CDS encoding chemotaxis protein CheA, translated to MAFDADDEILQDFLVEAGEIIEKLSEQLVDLEQHPDDSDLLNAIFRGFHTVKGGAGFLQLDALVSCCHSAENVFDILRNHKRAVDSELMDVVLEVLDHVKAMFDQVRTGEELVAAPDELIAALDALAQPQAAAAEPTDTPEPSEDAQDGGDITDDEFEQLLDALHGEAPISGAGKSPATEQPAGNNDGAGSDSGDDITDDEFEALLDELHGKGKFAAQAAADENTKATEAAKPAAGSDGELITDDEFENLLDELHGKGGSPTTEDSGSKPANPPPQKAKPAKAEPEKKVEVKPAAKAPARESAPAAETTVRVDTKRLDDIMNMVGELVLVRNRLQRLGSDSEDEHMHKAVSSLDVVTTDLQAAVMQTRMQPIKKVFGRFPRVVRDLARSLKKEVALVMHGEDTDLDKNLVEALSDPLVHLVRNSVDHGIEAPDVREKAGKPRQGTVTLSAEQEGDHILLSIDDDGAGMDPEVLRRKAVEKGIYDQDAADRLTETECFNLIFAAGFSTKEQISDVSGRGVGMDVVKTKINQLNGQLSIVSALGKGSRIIIKVPLTLAIMPTLMIMLGDQSFALPLVSVVEIFHLDLTRTNIVDGRECVVVRDKVFPLFHVKRWLIKGSTDTGNTKNGHVVIVSMGTRQVGFVVDQLVGQEEVVIKPLGRGLQGTPGMAGATITGDGRIALIIDVPSLLQHYS
- the motD gene encoding flagellar motor protein MotD, producing the protein MRRRRPPQDDLHNKERWLISYADFITLLFAFFVVMYSVSSVNEGKYKVLSETLSGVFNAPQRSFQPIEVGDQPSRPEVGPSEDIIPPAVTEAPRNPDQDTQERTEALRIMADQLAMEFDDLIDRGVVTLETNDQWLALNLPDSLLFGSGDAEPHYDAFDVIDKIARVLKNRDNALKVEGFTDNQPIRTARFPSNWELSAARAAAVVRMLGMDGIEPERMAAVGYGQHQPLARNDTEEGRRRNRRVVLLISRDASIRGVMR
- a CDS encoding protein-glutamate methylesterase/protein-glutamine glutaminase, with amino-acid sequence MTVSVLVVDDSGFFRKRLTEILTSSGQIRVVGLAANGREGVELAESLRPDVITMDYEMPIMDGISAVREIMAKHPIPVLMFSSLTYEGARITLDALEAGAVDFLPKNFEEIARDDGQLQKILIDRVLDVARSRPASRTPSPPPAAPSTSRPAAVRPPVSRRPAPAARKGAQPVQEAPPRRASHKSPARHYAVVGIGTSTGGPVALQRVLTTLPASFPSPIVLVQHMPASFTPAFAERLNKLCKIEVRQAEDGDILRPGLALLAPGGKQMMVEHRSGQPRVRILPGDERLNYRPCVDVTFGSLARAYPGKTLGVILTGMGSDGREGCRMMKQSGSPIWSQDEKSSVIYGMPMAVAKAGLTDEVLSLDEIGPRLIEGVC
- a CDS encoding ParA family protein, which encodes MRIWAVANQKGGVGKTTSVVALGGLLAERGKRVLVVDLDPHGSLTSWFGYDPDTLAHSVFDLFQDQGKVPEGLPAQLITETSCPGLSLLPASTALATLERRMVGVEGMGLIVSRALTQLWDDFDYVILDNTPSLGVLMVNALAAAQHLVIPVQTEFLAIKGLERMLHTLQMIMRSQKNQLPYTIVPTMFDRRTQASVKSLNSLRKTYQDTLWKSAVPVDTKFRDASQAGVIPSKLDAQTHGVRAYRHLLDELLARTGAVEERQNG
- a CDS encoding flagellar motor protein → MDVLSILGVVLAFAAILGGNLLEGGAISSLFNGPAAIIVIGGTLAATILQTSWPVLKRASTQSRWVFLPPYISVEDGIGKVIDWSVKARKQGLLGLEGLAEKEPENFARKGLQLLVDGAETETIRSIMEIDLDCREERDMESARVFEAMGGYSPTIGIIGAVMGLIQVMTNLEDPQSLGSGIATAFVATIYGVALANLLFFPVANKLRGLVKERSRYEDMMIDGLIAIAEGENPKSIELRLRGFLQ